A genomic stretch from Dyella sp. M7H15-1 includes:
- a CDS encoding UvrD-helicase domain-containing protein, with the protein MLNPQQLAAVEHVDSPLLVLAGAGSGKTSVITQKIAHLVQRRKLAASKIAAITFTNKAAREMRERVGKLVSAEDAQALTVCTFHALGLKFLQMEHARAGLRRGFSVLDADDSENIVKELAPKGAKPDVLFGIRNLLSRAKNSGLSPEEVLVAARSPRELDAATLYELYQQRLTAFNAVDFDDLIRLPLRILESDEECRNGWRERLRYLLVDEYQDTNDAQYRLLKALSGDRGHFTCVGDDDQSIYAWRGANPENIDQLGKDWPSLRVIKLEQNYRCGKRILRAANQLIANNPHLHTKKLWSEHPEGAPIRVIECKDNEHEAERIAGMAVTLAEKHKVRWHDMAILYRGNFQARPLEKALRLARVPYHLTGALSFLDRVEVKDLLCYLRLLTNPSDDAAFLRVVNVPKREVGAATLEKLGQIAQIRYCSLLEATRSDSVLRQLSPRPAAALASFSDLLDEFRSASMHESAADLVDRVLTRTNYAAHIAASTADVTLRDRRLGNLRELADWFRAMQKGNHSVGNLASQLALLNHADRDEPGNTLRMMTLHAAKGLEFRFVFIVGCEEGTLPHDGVIDEGRADEERRLMYVGITRAKELLTLSWSSKTKRYGEIHNNQPSRFLHELPQDDLHWEGKDLEADKEAVRETAESHMAKIAAMLAGH; encoded by the coding sequence ATGCTCAACCCCCAACAACTGGCCGCCGTCGAACATGTCGACAGCCCGCTGCTGGTGCTCGCCGGCGCAGGTTCCGGCAAGACGTCCGTGATCACGCAAAAGATTGCGCACCTGGTGCAACGGCGCAAACTGGCCGCCTCGAAGATCGCCGCGATCACGTTCACCAACAAGGCTGCGCGCGAAATGCGCGAGCGGGTCGGCAAACTGGTTAGTGCGGAGGATGCACAGGCGTTGACCGTGTGCACGTTCCACGCATTGGGCCTGAAGTTCCTGCAAATGGAACACGCGCGCGCCGGCCTGCGCCGTGGCTTTTCCGTATTGGACGCCGACGACAGCGAGAACATCGTGAAGGAACTTGCACCGAAAGGTGCCAAGCCCGACGTGCTGTTCGGCATCCGCAACCTACTCAGCCGGGCCAAGAACAGCGGCCTTTCACCAGAAGAAGTGCTCGTCGCCGCACGCAGCCCGCGCGAACTGGACGCTGCCACCCTTTATGAGCTGTATCAGCAGCGGCTGACCGCGTTCAACGCCGTGGACTTCGATGACCTTATCCGCCTGCCGCTACGCATTCTCGAAAGCGATGAGGAATGCCGCAACGGCTGGCGCGAGCGCCTACGCTACTTACTGGTGGACGAATACCAAGACACTAACGATGCGCAATACCGTCTGCTGAAAGCATTGTCAGGCGATCGCGGGCATTTCACCTGCGTGGGCGACGACGACCAGTCGATCTATGCATGGCGCGGCGCCAACCCGGAAAACATCGACCAGCTCGGCAAAGATTGGCCCAGTCTTCGCGTGATCAAGCTGGAACAGAATTATCGCTGCGGCAAGCGCATCCTGCGCGCTGCCAACCAGCTCATCGCCAACAATCCCCATTTGCACACGAAAAAACTGTGGAGCGAGCACCCGGAAGGTGCGCCCATCCGCGTGATCGAGTGCAAGGACAACGAGCACGAAGCCGAGCGCATCGCCGGCATGGCCGTGACCCTGGCCGAAAAGCACAAGGTACGCTGGCACGATATGGCGATCCTTTATCGCGGCAATTTCCAGGCACGTCCGCTGGAAAAAGCGCTACGACTGGCGCGCGTGCCGTATCACCTCACCGGCGCCTTGTCCTTCCTCGACCGCGTCGAAGTGAAGGACCTGCTGTGCTATTTGCGCCTGCTCACCAACCCCAGTGACGACGCCGCATTCCTGCGCGTGGTGAACGTACCCAAGCGTGAAGTCGGTGCCGCGACGCTGGAAAAGCTCGGGCAGATTGCACAAATACGCTACTGCTCACTGCTGGAAGCTACCCGCAGCGACAGTGTGCTGCGCCAGCTCAGCCCGCGCCCCGCCGCGGCACTCGCCTCGTTCTCCGATCTGCTGGATGAATTTCGTAGTGCCTCGATGCACGAAAGCGCTGCCGACCTGGTGGACCGCGTGCTGACCCGTACCAACTATGCCGCGCATATTGCAGCAAGCACGGCAGACGTCACTCTGCGCGATCGCCGGCTTGGCAATCTGCGCGAACTGGCGGACTGGTTCCGCGCCATGCAAAAAGGCAATCACAGCGTCGGCAACCTGGCGTCACAACTCGCACTGCTCAATCATGCCGATCGCGACGAACCCGGCAACACGCTGCGCATGATGACTTTGCATGCGGCGAAGGGACTGGAATTTCGCTTTGTGTTTATCGTGGGCTGCGAGGAAGGCACCTTGCCGCACGACGGCGTCATCGACGAGGGCCGCGCCGACGAAGAGCGACGCCTGATGTACGTGGGCATCACCCGCGCCAAGGAATTGCTCACACTGTCCTGGTCATCCAAGACCAAACGCTATGGCGAAATACACAACAACCAGCCCAGTCGCTTTCTGCATGAATTGCCGCAGGACGATCTGCACTGGGAAGGCAAAGATCTGGAAGCCGACAAGGAAGCTGTCCGAGAAACAGCTGAATCGCACATGGCAAAGATTGCCGCCATGCTGGCGGGTCACTGA